The following coding sequences are from one Melospiza melodia melodia isolate bMelMel2 chromosome 2, bMelMel2.pri, whole genome shotgun sequence window:
- the PRSS23 gene encoding serine protease 23: MAALSTLILLLCAAKDVMPSSPHWKPTWPSYRVPVILPQSTLNLDRPQFDAEARLEVVSPCGPACHKSSPLPTYEEVKNYLSYETLYANGSLTETEVGIYILSSDGDGSRGRARTKRQIYGYDSRFSIFGKDFLLNYPFSTSVKLSTGCTGTLVAEKHVLTAAHCIHDGKSYVKGAQKLRVGFLKPKQKDGSKGSNITNSAMPEKMKFQWIRVKRTHVPKGWIKGNANDIGMDYDYALLELKKPHKRKFMKIGVSPPARHLPGGRIHFSGYDNDRPGNLVYRFCDVKDETYDLLYQQCDAQPGASGSGVYVRMWKRQNHKWERKIIGIFSGHQWVDMNGTPQDFNVAVRITPLKYAQICYWIKGNYLDCREG, from the coding sequence ATGGCAGCCTTGTCCACTTTAATCCTCCTTTTGTGTGCTGCTAAAGATGTGATGCCTTCCAGTCCTCACTGGAAGCCAACTTGGCCGTCTTACAGAGTTCCCGTTATCCTGCCGCAGTCTACCCTGAACTTGGACAGGCCCCAGTTTGATGCTGAAGCCAGACTGGAAGTGGTATCTCCGTGTGGCCCAGCATGCCACAAAAGCTCTCCGCTGCCGACGTACGAGGAGGTGAAGAACTACCTGTCCTACGAAACCTTGTACGCCAACGGCAGCCTCACGGAAACCGAGGTGGGCATCTACATCCTGAGCAGCGACGGCGACGGCTCCCGAGGCAGAGCTCGAACTAAGAGGCAGATCTATGGCTATGACAGCAGGTTTAGCATTTTTGGGAAGGACTTCTTGTTGAATTACCCGTTCTCCACGTCAGTGAAGCTCTCTACGGGTTGCACGGGGACGCTGGTGGCCGAAAAGCACGTTCTTACTGCCGCTCATTGTATCCATGATGGAAAGAGTTACGTCAAGGGAGCTCAGAAACTGCGGGTGGGGTTCCTAAAGCCCAAACAGAAAGATGGCAGCAAGGGGTCCAATATCACCAACTCGGCAATGCCTGAGAAAATGAAATTCCAGTGGATCCGCGTGAAACGGACACATGTCCCCAAAGGATGGATCAAAGGCAATGCCAATGACATCGGCATGGATTATGACTATGCCCTGCTGGAGCTGAAGAAGCCACATAAGAGAAAGTTTATGAAGATAGGTGTGAGCCCACCAGCAAGACACTTACCTGGAGGGAGGATTCACTTCTCTGGCTACGACAATGACCGTCCAGGAAACCTGGTTTACCGTTTCTGCGATGTCAAAGACGAAACGTACGACCTGCTGTACCAGCAGTGCGATGCCCAGCCGGGTGCCAGTGGATCTGGGGTGTATGTGAGGATGTGGAAGAGGCAGAATCACAAATGGGAGCGTAAAATTATTGGTATATTTTCAGGCCATCAGTGGGTGGACATGAATGGCACCCCGCAGGATTTCAATGTAGCTGTTCGCATCACACCGCTCAAATACGCACAGATCTGTTACTGGATCAAAGGCAACTACCTTGACTGCAGGGAAGGATAA